TTTTTATCTTCTAAAAAGATCAAAATAATTAATGAAATAATGGGGATTAAAAAGGAAATGAAAAACCAGAACCAAAAATTCCGGCCTGTTCGCTTTGCCAAAAAACCTGCAAGTAACTGTGGCGATAATAGTAGTCCGAGTACAATAGTGCCTAAGATAATCTCTGGCATTTGTTATTGATTTAATTGATTACAAAACCACTGATTTGCTTAATAATACTACTGATTTTGTTTTTCTACGGGAGGTGCAGATAGCAATCCTTTAATATCGCTCTCCACTTCTTCTTCTTCGCCTTTCTTCTTTTTCTTGTTTTTAGCTTTTAAGCCTTTACCGCTTAAACGTTCCTCAATAATTTTATCATATTCGGTTTGTTGCTCTGGCCTTAAAACATTGCGGATATTTTTTGAGGTTTCGTTCTGGAGTTTATAGAATTTATCTACATCCTCTTCGCGCGAGTTGCCTGCCTGTTGTCTTTTAATTAAATCAGCCTGCTCTTTCGCCTGGTTATAGGTAAAGCTGTAGATTACGCTTTTTTGCGTCCCATTAAGTTTTAATCGCTTATCCAGATCCTCCACATTCTTCTGTGCAATTTCTGTTGGAGTAGGTACTTTATTCTGTTGTGCACGTACCAATCCATTTGCACCAACAATAATTAAAAATAAAATTACAAGCCTTTTCATTCCGAACATTTTATATCTGCGAAGTTACTTAATTATCTTAAAACAAGAAAGTCCCGATTTGCATCGGGACTTCTCTTAAATTTTATTTAATGTTTAGCTTATAAAGCTTTTTTGTAAAGCTCAGCAACTGCATCCCAGTTAATTACATTCCAAATGGCCGCTAAATAATCAGGGCGTTTGTTCTGGTATTTTAAGTAATAAGCGTGCTCCCAAACATCGATACCTAAAATTGGTGTGCCTTTTACCTCAGCAATATCCATTAAAGGATTATCCTGGTTTGGTGTAGAAGAAACTTGAAGTTTTTTATCAGCACCTACTGATAACCAAGCCCAACCAGAACCAAAACGGGTAGCACCGGCTTCTTGTAATTTAGTTTTAAGCTCGGCAAACGAACCAAAAGTTTCGTTAATGGCCTTAGCTAAATCGCCAGTTGGCTCACCACCCTTATTTGGACCTAAAATGTTCCAGAATAAAGAGTGATTATAATGTCCACCGCCATTGTTTCTTACAGCAGCAGGGAATTTTGAAATGTGTTTTACAATTTCCTCAATGCTTGAAGTCGCCTCTGGCTTACCTTCTAAAGCTTTGTTTAGGTTGGTAACGTAAGCCTGATGGTGTTTATCATGGTGGATTTCCATGGTAGTTTTATCAATATGCGGTTCTAATGCATCGGTTGCGTAATGTAACGCAGGTAATTCAAAAGCCATAATGTTTTATGTTTAAAGATTTAAAAATGTTTCTTGTAGCAAATATAACATTAGAACGTTAAGATTTGTTCATGTTATTATCATCAAATCGTTTTCTGTAAGAAGTTGTAAAGCCAGAAGGGTTGAAAAGTTGTAAGGTTCAGGCCGGTAAGTCTGAAAAAAAAGATTCATGGCTCATGGTTTGATTGCCTAATATGCAACCATCAACTCAACCTATCTCTTCTTCGCAAAAAATCCTTTCATTAACGCTCCGCACTCCTCAGCCATTACACCGCCTTTTAATATTGTTTTGGGATGGAGCAGGTTTGCATTTTTAGAGATAAATCCTCTTTTCTCTTCTCTAGCGCCATACACAATGCGACCAATTTGTGTCCAATAACTTGCACCGGCACACATTACACAAGGCTCGATGGTTACATATAAAGTACAATCCCTTAAATATTTCCCTCCAATGGTTTGCGCAGCAGAAGTAAAAGCCTGCATTTCGGCATGTGCTGTTACATCATTAAAGCGTTCAGTTAAGTTATAACCACGGCCAATAATCCTGTTTTTACTTACTACTATAGCGCCTATCGGAATTTCATCATCAGCCAAAGCTTTTCTTGCTTCTTCCAAAGCCAGTTTCATATAATGGATGTCTTCTTCTTCGGGATCCGTATTTTCGAAATTGTAAAAACTCATGGAGCAAATATAGGGTATAGTTCAGTAGTTTTGCCCCTCATATGTGTTGTAAACTTCTGGAGTGAGATTGATTTTTGAAGCGCAACGCGAGCGCTAATCGGCTACTGTATTCCTGCTTTGCATTTCAAGTCCGCCCTCGTTCCTCGCTTGCATGCTTCCCACTTCAATCAGGGCTATTAGCGTCGAGTCTCAGCTAAAACACTTCAGAAATCGGCTAAATCAACTTACTCCCATTAGGCACTTTACTTTGCACAGCTGTTAATACGATATCGCCGTTTTCATCAGCAAAACCGGTAACTAAAAATTCGGACATAAATTTTCCGATCTGTTTTTTAGGAAAGTTAATTACCCCAACAATCTGTTTTCCGGGTAATTCGTCCAATGTATAATGTTTGGTAATTTGCGCGCTGCTCATTTTAATGCCGAATTCGCCAAAATCTACCTTCACTTTATATGCCGGTCTTCGGGCTTCAGGAAATTCGAAGGCCTCTAAAATGGTCCCCACCCTTAATTCCACCTTTTCGAAATCATTCCAGGTAATCTCTTCCATAGCTTAATTTTAATGTATAGACGGCAAAAATATAAATTATTAAATAATTCGGGTATAGCTTAAATTAGCACAAATATGCAATTCAACCGATTGCATTAAAAAGAATAGATTTTACAAAAAATTTGCGTTTTATCTTTTAACCACTATCTTTATGCAACCGTTTGCATAGCCAAATATTAAAATAATTTAAAACGATGTATTTATTAGGGATTGATTTAGGTACCTCATCTATAAAGGTCGCAGTTGTTGATGCAACTACACAAAGAAACATAGCCACCGCTCAGTATCCAGAGGAGGAAACAGCCATCAAATCTTTACAGTCCGGCTGGGCAGAACAATCACCTAACGATTGGTGGCAAAATGTTCAACTGGCCATTCTCAAATTAAATTCGACAGGCCTTTTTGATCCTAAAGAAATTAAAGCCATTGGTATTGCGTACCAAATGCACGGATTGGTTATTGTAGATAAAAACCAGCAGGTGCTCCGCGATAGTATTATCTGGTGCGATAGCAGAGCGGTTGAACTAGGCAATAGCGCTTTTGAGGCGATTGGGCACGAAAAATCGTTAAAACATTTATTAAACTCTCCAGGAAATTTTACGGCCTCAAAACTGGCCTGGGTAAAAGCAAACGAACCAGACATCTATAGTCAAATTGACAAGATAATGCTACCTGGCGATTTCATTGCGATGAAATTAACCGGAGAAATTACAACAAGTATTTCTGCACTATCTGAAGGCATTTTCTGGGATTTTGAAAACCACGAAATTTCTAAAGATGTAATGGATTATTATGGCATTTCGGACAACCTTATCCCAACGGTGAAACCCTTATTTTCAGAACATGGTTATTTAAATGCAGATATTGCACATGCGTTGGGTCTACCAATCGGAATTCCAATTGCGTATAAATCTGGCGATCAGCCGAACAATGCGCTTTCTTTAAATGTATTAAAACCCGGAGAGGTTGCCGCCACTGCCGGAACATCGGGAGTGATTTACGGCGTAAGCGACGGGCTTACTTACGATAAACAATCGAGAGTAAATACCTTTGCGCACGTCACCTATTCGGAGGAAAAAAAACACACTGGCGTTTTACTTTGTATCAATGGTACCGGCAGTATGTACCGTTGGGCAAAACATAATTTCGCACGACAGGCTACCTATACCGAGCTGAATACGCTGGCATCAAAAGCACCAATAGGTAGCAAGGGTTTAAAAGTGCTTCCGTTTGGAAACGGTGCCGAAAGGATGTTAAACAACAAATATACCGGAGCTCAATTATTAGGTATTGATTTAAACCTCCACAATCAATCAGATATCTTCAGAGCGGTACAAGAAGGGATTGCTTTTTCTTTCCGTTATGGATTGGATATTATGCGAGAAAATGGCATGCAGCCTAAAGTCATCCGGGCCGGAAGGGCCAACCTTTTTTTAAGTGATGTATTTGCACAAACTTTTGTAGACGTTACAGGCATTCCGGTGGAACTTTACGAAAACGATGGTAGTGTAGGTGCAGCATTAGGTGCAGGTATAGGTGCCAAAATTTTTAAAAGTGAAGAAGAAGCTTTTAGCAACCACCAAGTAATTAATACTTTAACACCACAACATTCAGCTGTATATGAAGCAATCTATCAGGATTGGAAAGAAATATTAGAAAAACAATTAGCAATTGGTTAATGGTTGATAGTCCATAGTGAGATCTACTATGAACTATTGACCAATAGACCATCAACCAAAAAAAACAAAAAACATGACAAAAGTAGTAACAGGAGCAAAAGAATTTTTCAAAGGCATTGAGCAGATCAAATTTGAAGGTCTGGAAAGCGATAATCCATTAGCATTTAGATGGTATGATGCCAACAAAGTAGTAGCGGGCAAAACCATGAACGAACATTTTAAGTTTGCTTGTGCTTATTGGCACTCATTTAATGGTAATGGTGCCGATCCATTTGGAGGCGCAACGCACATTTTCCCTTGGGATGAAAAAAAAGATGCAGTAGAAAGGGCGAAAGATAAAATGGATGCAGCCTTTGAATTTATTACCAAAATGCAGATCCCATATTATTGTTTCCATGATGTGGATGTGGTAGATTATAGCGACGATATTGCCGAAAACGAACGCAGGTTACAGGCTCTTGTTGAATATGCCAAACAAAAACAAGCAGATAGCGGCGTAAAACTATTATGGGGAACAGCCAATTTATTTAGCCACAAGCGCTACATGAATGGTGCATCTACCAATCCTGATTTTCATGTGCTGGCACATGGGGCCGCCCAGGTTAAAGCAGCTTTAGACGCTACCATTGCCCTTGGTGGCGAAAATTATGTTTTCTGGGAGGAAGAGAAGGCTATATGAGCTTATTGAATACCAACATGAAACGTGAGCAGGAGCATTTGGCCAAATTCTTACATGCCGCTAAAGATTATGCGCGCAAACAAGGTTTCAAAGGAACATTCTTCATTGAACCAAAACCTTGCGAACCTTCTAAACATCAATATGATTACGATGCTGCAACAGTAAAAGGCTTTTTACAACAATACGATCTGTTGGCCGATTTCAAATTAAATTTAGAAGTTAACCACGCTACTTTGGCTGGTCATACTTTCCAGCATGAATTACAGGTTGCTGTAGATAATGGTTTATTAGGATCTATCGACGCTAACCGTGGCGATTATCAGAATGGCTGGGATACTGATCAGTTCCCTAATGATATCAACGAACTAACGGAAACTATGTTAATCATTTTAGAGGGTGGCGGCTTACAAGGCGGAGGCGTAAACTTCGATGCGAAAATCCGCCGTAACTCAACTGATCCGAAAGACTTGTTCTATGCGCATATTGGCGGCATGGATATCTTTGCAAGGGCATTAATCACGGCAGATGCCATTCTTCAAAAATCAGATTACAAAAAAGTAAGGGCAGACCGTTATGCTTCATTTGATAGTGGAAAAGGTGCCGAATTTGAACAAGGCAAACTAAGTTTAGAAGATTTAAGGAACTACGCTGCAGAAAATGGCGAACCAGAGGTACGCAGCGGGAAGCAAGAATATCTGGAAAACTTAATTAACAGGTATATTTAAAATTAATTCTCCCTGGTTTGTGAAGGCACAGGCCAGGGATGATACATACTTTATTTCAACAAATCTCAAAAATTTCTCCGTTCTGCTGCAAAGCAGTCGAAATGACGATGAACTTAGTCTATCTTAGCTTAATAACCTTGAAATTAAGATGGATGAATTAATAAACGTCACTTTAACATTTTTTAATTCAAAAAAAGCGGAGATTAATTTATGATTTTGCTACATTTAGATTTCTAAACCAAATAACTTAAATGAAAGTCACAGATTACATTATTTTTCTAGCCTACTTTGCCATTGTGGCAATTTACGGTTTTTGGATTTACCACCGTAAAAAACAAAAGCAGATGAGCAGCAAGGATTATTTTCTTGCGGAAGGTTCACTTACCTGGTGGGCAATTGGCACATCCTTAATTGCCTCGAACATTAGTGCCGAGCAATTTGTAGCCATGAGTGGCGATGGATTTAAAATGGGACTAGCCATTTCTACTTACGAATGGATGGCAGCTGCAACATTGGTAATTGTAGCTA
The nucleotide sequence above comes from Pedobacter riviphilus. Encoded proteins:
- a CDS encoding superoxide dismutase, whose protein sequence is MAFELPALHYATDALEPHIDKTTMEIHHDKHHQAYVTNLNKALEGKPEATSSIEEIVKHISKFPAAVRNNGGGHYNHSLFWNILGPNKGGEPTGDLAKAINETFGSFAELKTKLQEAGATRFGSGWAWLSVGADKKLQVSSTPNQDNPLMDIAEVKGTPILGIDVWEHAYYLKYQNKRPDYLAAIWNVINWDAVAELYKKAL
- a CDS encoding xylulokinase yields the protein MYLLGIDLGTSSIKVAVVDATTQRNIATAQYPEEETAIKSLQSGWAEQSPNDWWQNVQLAILKLNSTGLFDPKEIKAIGIAYQMHGLVIVDKNQQVLRDSIIWCDSRAVELGNSAFEAIGHEKSLKHLLNSPGNFTASKLAWVKANEPDIYSQIDKIMLPGDFIAMKLTGEITTSISALSEGIFWDFENHEISKDVMDYYGISDNLIPTVKPLFSEHGYLNADIAHALGLPIGIPIAYKSGDQPNNALSLNVLKPGEVAATAGTSGVIYGVSDGLTYDKQSRVNTFAHVTYSEEKKHTGVLLCINGTGSMYRWAKHNFARQATYTELNTLASKAPIGSKGLKVLPFGNGAERMLNNKYTGAQLLGIDLNLHNQSDIFRAVQEGIAFSFRYGLDIMRENGMQPKVIRAGRANLFLSDVFAQTFVDVTGIPVELYENDGSVGAALGAGIGAKIFKSEEEAFSNHQVINTLTPQHSAVYEAIYQDWKEILEKQLAIG
- a CDS encoding nucleoside deaminase gives rise to the protein MSFYNFENTDPEEEDIHYMKLALEEARKALADDEIPIGAIVVSKNRIIGRGYNLTERFNDVTAHAEMQAFTSAAQTIGGKYLRDCTLYVTIEPCVMCAGASYWTQIGRIVYGAREEKRGFISKNANLLHPKTILKGGVMAEECGALMKGFFAKKR
- a CDS encoding tRNA-binding protein, which codes for MEEITWNDFEKVELRVGTILEAFEFPEARRPAYKVKVDFGEFGIKMSSAQITKHYTLDELPGKQIVGVINFPKKQIGKFMSEFLVTGFADENGDIVLTAVQSKVPNGSKLI